The nucleotide sequence caCGTAACGAATGCTCCTAACAGTACTGTTCACAAGAGTCCAAAGGTAGAAACTACCTAAGGttcatgaacaaatgaatgggtaaacaaaatacAGTAACCCATacatggaatattcagttcagttcagttcagtcgctcagtcgtgtccaactctctgcgaccccatgaatcgcagcatgccaggcctccctgtccatcaccaactcccggagttcactcagactcacatccattgagtcagtgatgccatccagccatctcattctctgtcgtccccttttcctcctgcccccaatccctcccagcatcaagtcttttccaatgagtcaactcttcgcatggaatattactcagccataaaaagaatgaagcattGGACACACAGCACACATACGTGGTGACACATGGATACtaattggcctgccaatgcaagggacacgtgttcaatccctggtctgagaagattccacataccatggagcaactaagcccttgaaccacaactattgagcctgtgctctagagcccatgaactgcaactactgaagcctgcatgcccagagcctgtgctccgcaacaagagaagccactgcaatgggaagccagtgcaccacagcaaagacccagtgctgccaaaaataattaaatcaaaaAGAATGAGGTGTTGACACAGGCtacacatggatgaacctggaaaacactgtaagtgaaagaagccagtcataaagGACTGCACACTGGATGACTCAACTGATATGAAACAGCCACAGTAGACAAgcccatagagacagaaagacgATTattggttgccaggagctgaggggagaagggaatggggagtAACAGATTAATAGATCTGGGTTTCTGTCCAGGGTGATAAAAAAGTCCTGGAACTAGACACTGGAGTTGAttgtacaactttgtgaatgTTCTTAatttcactgaattgtacacaGTTCCAATTGgctaaaatagtaaatttttattttttattttttggctgtaccgcaaagtatgtgggatcttagttcaccaaccaggtgtcgaacccacaccccctgcagtggaagcccagagtcctaaccactggaccaccagggaagtctctaaagtggtaaattttatgttatgtgtattttaacaaataaaaatatacacacacacacattcatatattGACTACTAGTTTTAAAACATAAGGTACTCCTGACTGCATAGATCTTTCCCCTCCCCTGACTGCCTCTCCCTTCTCAGAGGTCACCCTACCCCAAATTTGGTGCTTATTGTTTCCATGGATGTGTTTAGACTTTTGATCCTTAAAATACAGCATTATCGACCCACTATCATCTCTCTCATCTCTTTGTGAGATAGAGACTTAGACCCACCACTTTGAAACTCTCAGGACCTCACTTTACtgctctgtgaaatgggagagtAATGTTACCCACTTCCTAACaggctggaagggattgggggcaggaggagaaggggacgacagaggatgagatggctggatggcatcaccgactccatggacatgagtttgggtgaactctgggagttggtgatggacagggaggcctggcgtgctgcaattcatggggttgcaaagagtctaacatgattgagtgactgaagtgaactgaactgaacacgaaGAGGAACAAATGGGTTTGTGTTTGTAAAGCACTTACATTGTAAGTCAtcgtttattttcatttcatcccATACTTTGTGAAGTGTGGAACACATTCACTATGGTTTCAAGTTCCAAAAGTGCAAAAGGAGAGAGTGTAGTCACTTTCAGTCCTGGGAGTTAGACAATGTTGCGAGCTCTTTGCTCTCCTCCCAGTTCTCCCAGTTCACCCAGACACAGCCTGCTGATAAGTGCAAACGGGGCAAGCTGTGCTCCGTCTTCCAAATTTTTCTCTGTTATCACTTGGAACCTTTCCATATTTTTACACAGCAaacttctttgttctttcttttatgaACACACAGCATTCTTCTGGGTAGATTTATCACTCAAATCCCTGACCAATGGGCATTTAGTTCACTTCCCCTGTTTTGAAGCAAGGCACAATACTGCAACGATTAACCTGATACAGACACCTCTCCTGGCATGTTTCTGAGTAGCGCTGGTATATTTCTTTCCTATTTCCATTTGCTCCTCTTCCCATTTCTAACTCTTGGTTTTCATCCTGCGGGTTTCAGCAGAAACACTGttgcctccaggaagccctcaggGGTCACTCTCACTCAGAGGCGAGTCTGCTCCGGTAATCCCACGGCATCCTGTTTCCTGCCTTGGAGCACACtctccaggagggcaggagggcCTGTGACTGTCTCCTGCTCCGTCAGACCGGGAGCTCCCTGTGCACTGGGTCCGGTGGCCTCTGTCTTAGCTACTTCAGCTCCAGCACCAAGGACAGAGCTagctcatagtaggtgctcagtaaacaccgGTGGCTTCGGATGGAGTGAAAGTACGTAGCACAATGAGTAACTGGTTTCTTAGCGTCAAGTGGATAGCCACGGGGGGGTTAATCACGGAGGGCGagactgaggctcacagagggaACGTCGCCTTCTCAGGCAGCCGCGTGACGGCTGCAGCCAGGTTCCCGTCCCGATTGCGGAGACTTTTCCGTCGCCTGTCACTCAGGGCCGCATTCACCATCTTTCCCGGCCACCCGCCTCGCCCCGCACAGTGCCTGGCGCAGACAGGACCTGATGAATGTGCATgtgttgaaggaatgaatgggtgtgtgtgtgtgtgtgtgggtgggtgtgggtgtgtgtgtgtgttgtgagaGGTGGGGGCTGACCTCCTGGAGGCAGAGGACGGgccctcagccccctccccttAGAGGACCCAGGCGTCCGAGCCGCCCTGCGTCCCCGCCTCCTGGGTCCCCCCGTCCACCCGCTTCCGGCCTCCCCGCCAGCCTTTTCCCCTTCCAGGCGCGGACGAGGAGCCGGGTTTCCGGGGGGAAGGCTTAGGCGGCGACACCGAGGCggcctcctcccccgcccccgcccccaccgcgcTCCGGGGCCCTGCCTCCCCGCCACCGCCGTCCGCGCTCGGCCGGCCgcggggaaggaagaaaggagcgGAGAGGCGGAGGGCGCGGAGGTAAGGGCCGGGCGCCGGGCCGAGCCGCGGGCCCAGGGCTCAGAACCCTGCTGGGGAGGCCGCTACCCGCCGCCCCGATTCTGCTGATCACGCCTGCGGGGGGCCGAGGGCTCGGCCCGGTGGGGGGACGGGCCCCCCTCGGGGGCCGGGggctccccacccagccccagtGGCCTTTCCCGGGGGGGCATCCAGGCCCGGGCCCCCAGCCCCCTTCTCTCCCTTGTCTCAGGCGcccggccccctcccccagccctctccACCCCCGGGGACCCCGGaatccacaccccccaccccaggtacTCAAGTCTAGATGCGGGTACCCAGCAATTCCTCCCCAGCTCTCGCGCACCCCCAGCCCCCGGAATCCGGGCCCCTGagccccctcccagcccaggaCTCCCAGCCCTCCTATCCCggcctctcccagcctctggccaCCCGGGCACCCACACTCCATTTCCGGGGCCTCCGGactctgcctcccaccccctcctctctGGCACCGGGGACTGTGTCCCGGCCCCTCCCGGCAGGCTCCGGCCGGGTCCCTCCGGAGGAAAAGCGCTTCACCGACTTTGCCCCCGTTTCTTCTGTCTGTCTCCGTCTCgttctctgtctccctgtctctccgAGCTCCATCCTGCTACAGTCCCGCTGGCCTCTGTGCTGGCCCCATCTCTGCCTGcatctctttgttttctcttcatcTCTGTCTCTGCTGGGTGTCCCCATCTCTCTCCTGCTTTCTGCTTCTCGCCGTCCCATCTTCCTGCTTCTCCAGGTCTCTGCCTCTCACCCCGGCCCCTTTCCTccgtctgtctctccctctcttgccTCGCTAACCCTCTGACCCTCTCAGTCTCTCCATCGCTCTGTCTCTGCATTtccgcaccgccccccccccaaccccacccccagcccccgcaACAATATCTctgtcttttccctttctctttacaGGCATGGATCCGCAGCCCCCTCCACCAGCCCAGGGCAGCCCACCTcaccggggccggggccggggccggggcagAGGCCGTGGGAGAGGCCGAGGCCGTGGCCGGGGGGGCGCCGGAGCCCCCCGGgcgcccctgccctgccccacgtGTGGCCGCCTCTTCCGCTTCCCCTACTACCTCTCCCGGCACCGGCTGAGCCACTCGGGCCTGCGGCCCCACGCCTGCCCCCTGTGCCCCAAGGCCTTCCGCCGGCCGGCCCACCTCTCCCGCCACCTGCGTGGCCACGGGCCGCAGCCCCCGCTGCGCTGCGCCGCCTGCCCTCGCACTTTCCCCGAGCCGGCGCAACTCCGGCGCCACCTGGCCCAGGAGCACGCAGGAGGCGGCGTTGAGCTGGCCATCGACAGGGCAGCCAAGGAGGCAGCCGAGTCCGGCTGGGGCCCGCAGGACAAGGCCGCCGAGCAGCCACCCGGCGCCGGAGCCGAGGAGGAAGACGCAGCGGCTGAGGAGGAGGCAGCGGCGCGGCCCGAGCCGTGGGCCGCGGGGGAGCCAGGCACGCCAGCGGCCGCCACAAGCGCGGGGCCCCGCGAGCCGGAGGGGGCCGAGGCCGAGGCCGGGGCGGCGGAGCTCAGGGCCGAGCTGGCGCTGGCGGCtgggcggcaggaggagaagcaggtccTGCTGCAGGCCGACTGGACGCTGCTGTGTCTCCGCTGCCGGGAGGCCTTTGCCACCAAGGGCGAGCTCAAAGCGCACCCGTGCCTGCGCCCCGAGGGCGACCAGGAGGGCGAGGGGGGACCCCCGCCGCGCCCCAAGCGCCACCAGTGCTCCATTTGCCTCAAGGCCTTCGCCAGGCCCTGGTCGCTGTCCCGCCACCGGCTGGTCCACTCCACCGACCGCCCCTTCGTGTGCACGGACTGCGGCCTGGCGTTCCGCTTGGCCTCCTACCTCCGCCAGCACCGCCGCGTCCACGGCGCGCTCAGCCTGCTGGCCCCGCTGCCCGCAGCGGCCAAGAAGGACGACAAGGCGGTGGCAGTGAGCGGCCGGACCTCAGGGAGGGGGCCCGAGGGGGGCGAAGGGGCGGAGGGGGGGCCGGGCGGGCAGAACGGAGGCGAGGCGGCCCCGGCCCGGGCCCCGGCCGGCGAGCCCCGCTTCTGGTGCCCAGAGTGCGGCAAGGGCTTCCGGCGCCGGGCGCACCTGCGGCAGCACGGGGTGACCCACTCGGGCGCGCGGCCCTTCCAGTGCGTGCGCTGCCAGCGGGAGTTCAAGCGGCTGGCCGACCTGGCACGCCACGCGCAGGTGCACGCGGGGGGCCCGGCCCCGCACCCCTGCCCGCATTGCTCGCGCCGCTTCTCCCGCGCCTACAGCCTGCTGCGCCACCAGCGCTGCCACCGTGCAGAGCTGGAGCGGGCCGCTGCTGCGCAGCAGGCGATGCAGGCCCCGGCCTCGCCACCGCGCGCCCCGCCGTCCCCCGCGGGCCAGGAGACCGAGGGGCTCCCGCTGCCCCTCGACCACATCAAGGAAGAGCCGCCATCCCCGGGGTCCCCGCCCCAGTCGCCGGCGGCGGCACCCCCTGTCTTCCTCAGCGCCTCCTGCTTCGACAGCCAAGACCACTCAGCTTTCgagatggaggaagaggagacTGAGAGCAAGGCTCACCTGCGCGGTCTGGGGGGCCTGGCCTCCTGACCCGCACCCACCCCCTTCAGCCCCACCGTGGGAGCCACCCCTGGTTTGCAGCATGGAGGAGGGAAGTGAAAGGAGAGGAGCCTCCTCTGTGaacccaccctccccttccagcCCTCGACACTAGGGGCGGGGGCTGGACGCCCCTCAGTCCCCATcgcccacccccaggcccctgaTGCTGGTTAGAAACTGCTCGCCCCACGTCTGTAGGCAGGATTCTGAGTCGGAGGCGGAGGACATTGGCCAGAGGGATGGACACTGAAGGGGGGACCCCCCCCCAGCCTGGCTGCCTCCCCGTTTCACACACTGGACACCATCACCTCTTTGGAACTGCcgaatcctggggtggggggcagttccCAGTGAGCAAAGGTCTGTCCCTGTCCCTTTGTCCGTCTGTGAATAAATGTGAGTTTGTGGAACTGGAGAGAGTGGGGCTGTCTGTACGGGGAAGGCCAGTGGGGTGGGGAAGTCGGGAGCAGGGCGGCGTCCGCCAGGCCCTGAGCCTTGGCTCAGAGTGGAAGAAGGTAGAGCCCCACTTCAAGGGACGTGGGCCCGCGAGCCAAGCAAGACACTCATGAGAAAAGCCAGGGGTGGGAAACAACAAGCTGCCCTCTGCCCAGGGGTCTTTGGGGACCCCTACATGCACTCATTCACCGAATACTGCCTGGGCGCAGCGTGAGGCCCTGGAGACGTGAGAAGAGGAAAGCCACTCTGCGGGGACCCGGGACTGCCACTCAGCACCGGCTGACACGGTGTAGCCGCAGGCCCCAGGCGGTGCTCCCGCTGAAACGGAAAATAATACATTcatgataaaataattaaaacagaataaGATTAAACACTCCTCAGTCACACTGTTTCAAGTGCCCAGTATCCCCCTGTGGCCGGTGGCTACCCGGCTGGACAGCACAAATCTAAAACATTCCACATCACCAAACGCTCCACCAGAACCTCGCTGTCCTAGGTAATAAACCAGTCTGCCCCACAACATCAGGTACTGATAAGGGCTTCCAGGAGGACTGCAGGGCGCTGTGCAGACGGAGCCCAAGGGGACGGCAGGGCCTCTGGGGAGATGACCTCTGACCTTCCGACCTTCTGACCTGAATGAAGAACCGGTGGAAAGAGGGAAGAGCAGGGGCAAaggagcaggtgtgtgtgtgtgtgtgtgtgtgtgtgtgtgtgtgtgtgtgtgtgtgtgtgtgttgggtggctTCTCCCTGTTTAAGAAACCACAAGGAATCatgggtggggtgggcagtgTCATTGTGTACACAGCCTCGaggtctgcgtgtgtgtgtgtgtgtgtttagcccATTTGTTTAGGTCCTAGTAGTGGAGAGGGGATGTCTCCAGGCCAGTCCTCCTTAagctccctctctttcctcctacCAACATcctgccccccctcccccgccccgacATGGGTGCCCGTCGACGGCTCTCTCACCCTGTGCAGAGAGTGGCCCTGACTACTTAGGTTATCTCCACATCTGGGAGGCCAGGAGAGGGACGGGTGACATCATCCTTGTTTTCCAGAGCAGCAAACGGAGGCTCGAGGCTCAGGGAGGGTGTCTGCTTCCCTGGTGCGATGAAACACTGGCAGAGAGAGCGGGCAGGAGGGAAGCTGCGAAGATGGGGGCTGAGAGGCAGGCCGGGGAGACGATGACCACTCGGCACTTTGCAGAATTCCCAGATGTAACGAGACGCATTGTAGCCGAGCCCTTGGAACGGTGCCCGGCACGTGGGAAGGTCTCCATTTGTGCTGCATTCACCACACCCCAGGCTGCATGTTGGCGCCAAAGACCAGAGGAACACCTGCCCTCGGGGAGCTCACAGACTGCTGGGGAGGTAATCACATATCGGCAGAATAATGACAGTTTCCAAACAAGCCCCATTCTCCAGTGCACCAGATCCTACCTGAAACTATAACTTCACCTTGGGTGCTGGGGGAAAAGGGGCTGGGGTATGTTTCCTTACAGGccagccacctccctccccaggaaCCTTCAGTGGCTCCCTATTACCACACACCAATGGCGGGCCAGACACCGTTTCAGCACAATCTCACAGATGCAACTGCTTGAGGAAGGTGATTACACAGCCCCGTTTATAGAAGAGGCAAACTGAGGGTTCATGCTAAGAAGGCATTTGTCCTACTTCCGTGATCACTAACATGAACTGAGCCCTTTGGATCAACGTATTGctgtggggaattccctggaggtccagtggttaggactctggacCCCTACTGCcaaggtcctgggttcaatccctgctcagggaactaagacccccacaAGGTCCATGgcatgactgaaaaaaaaaaatcactttgtggAAAGAGTTGAAGACAGTGGTTGACACCTGGGGGAAAGTTTTTGCTGCTGTTTCTTTCTTATTGATATAGATATGATCTCAGGGGATCATAGTTCCCACAGGGAACATCCTCACCATTTTCCAGAGGAGTTAACACCGCTTGGAGCAGGACTCTCTTGTCCAAAGTCCCATAGGTAGGCAACGGTGGATGCGGGATTCCAAGGCAGGCTGGACTGGTTCCACACCCTGAACCCTGCACCAAGCCCATATGACCTTCACAATCAGCTCCCAGCCATATAATCCACCTTTCAAggcccccccacacacatcctGGCCTCCAAGCCTCAAGGCACCCCCACTACAGGTG is from Bos indicus isolate NIAB-ARS_2022 breed Sahiwal x Tharparkar chromosome 18, NIAB-ARS_B.indTharparkar_mat_pri_1.0, whole genome shotgun sequence and encodes:
- the ZNF579 gene encoding zinc finger protein 579; the protein is MDPQPPPPAQGSPPHRGRGRGRGRGRGRGRGRGRGGAGAPRAPLPCPTCGRLFRFPYYLSRHRLSHSGLRPHACPLCPKAFRRPAHLSRHLRGHGPQPPLRCAACPRTFPEPAQLRRHLAQEHAGGGVELAIDRAAKEAAESGWGPQDKAAEQPPGAGAEEEDAAAEEEAAARPEPWAAGEPGTPAAATSAGPREPEGAEAEAGAAELRAELALAAGRQEEKQVLLQADWTLLCLRCREAFATKGELKAHPCLRPEGDQEGEGGPPPRPKRHQCSICLKAFARPWSLSRHRLVHSTDRPFVCTDCGLAFRLASYLRQHRRVHGALSLLAPLPAAAKKDDKAVAVSGRTSGRGPEGGEGAEGGPGGQNGGEAAPARAPAGEPRFWCPECGKGFRRRAHLRQHGVTHSGARPFQCVRCQREFKRLADLARHAQVHAGGPAPHPCPHCSRRFSRAYSLLRHQRCHRAELERAAAAQQAMQAPASPPRAPPSPAGQETEGLPLPLDHIKEEPPSPGSPPQSPAAAPPVFLSASCFDSQDHSAFEMEEEETESKAHLRGLGGLAS